In Zunongwangia sp. HGR-M22, the sequence TAAAAGTAGTTTATACCCGTACTACCGATGTGTTTATTCCTTTAATGGAAAGAGGACAAATTGCTAACGATGCCGAAGCAGATCTTTTTGTTTCTGTACACTGTAATTCTCATAATTCTCAGGCTTCAGGAACAGAGACTTTCGTATTGGGATTAAATAGGAATAAAACTAATTTTGAAGTTGCTAAGCGAGAAAACTCGGTAATCTATATGGAGGAAGATTATAAAGTAACTTATAATGGTTTTGATCCTAATTCTCCAGAGTCATTTATAGGTATGACATTGATGCAGGAAGAATATCTGAATCAAAGTATATTGTTGGCCGATTTAATTCAGAAAAAATTCACATACGATCTAAAGCGTAAAAACCGGGGAGTTAAAGAGGGAGCTTTAATTGTATTGCACCAAACCTATATGCCTAGTGTTTTGGTAGAAGTAGGTTTTCTTACTAATGATAGTGAAGGAGCATTCTTAAACAGTACGCCCGGTCAAAATAAAATGTCTGAAGCTATTGTAGAAGGTATTTTAAACTATGGTGCGCAAATTAATATGTCATCTTTAGAAAGTATTGCGCAAATTCCAAAAGCTGTACCACAATCTGAATCTGGGGTTAGTATAGACGGCAAACCTGCAGACTATTATGAAGGAATCATTTTTAGTGTTCAACTCGCGGCTGGATCTTCGAAACTAGAAACCAAGTCTTATAATTTTAAAGGTATCGAGAATGTCTTTAGAAAAAAAGAAGGAAAATTGTACAAATATTATCTGGGTGAAACCTCTAGCTACCTTGATATACAAAAAATCCATCAAAATGCGATAAACAAGGGCTATCCAAATAGTTATATTGTAGCCTTTAAAAATGGAGAAAAGATTACAGTTAATGACGCGTTAAAAACTAATGTCAATTAAGATACTTTTCTATATTTATGCCTAAATTTGTTTGCATACTAAAAAACTAGCTTTTGAAATATTCTAAAGAGGTTAAAACCGCTATTCTTGCTATCGTTGCAATTGTACTTCTTATTTTTGGGTACAGTTTTCTAAAGGGTAAGAACTTATTAGATTCCAGTCGTACATTTTACGCAATTTATGATGATGTTGAAGGATTGTCACCTTCATCTGCAGTAACCATTAATGGTCTAAAAGTAGGACAGGTTACAGATATTGATTTCTTTAATGAAGTAGGTCAACTTGTAGTTACTTTCACAGTAGAGAAAGATTTTACTTTTTCTAAAAATAGTACCGCTAAGGTATACGGAGGTGGCATTATTGGAGGAAAATCATTAGCTATCGTGCCAGAATACGAAAAAGGTGAAATGGCTCAAACTGGAGATACTTTAGATAGTAATGTTGAAGAAGGAATAATGGAATTGGTTAATGAGCGCCTTACCCCACTTCAGCAAAAACTAGAGAGAACAGTTGTAAGTGCAGATTCATTGCTTACCTCTATAAATGATCTATTAAATGATAGCACTACCAATAATATCAATAATACATTCAAAAATTTAAATGCAACGATGCGATCTTTGAAGAATACCAGTGGTTCTTTAGAAGGAATTGTGCAGGGTAATGCTGAAAATCTGAATAAAACTTTCGATAATCTGAATAAAATGTCTGGTAACTTTAAAACAGTATCAGATTCTTTAAAAGCTATTAATCTAGGTCAGATTACAGATGATTTGGAAACCGTAGTAGCAGATTTTAGAAATATAGCCGATAATCTTAATGATGGGCAGGGCACCGCAGGAAAGTTACTAAATGACGATAAAGTTTATAATAACCTTGATCGTGCTACCAAACAGTTGGAAGAACTCCTTCAGGATATTAAATTAAATCCTAAACGATACGTTCATTTCTCTGTTTTCGGTAAAAATCCTGGTCCTTATGACGAACCTAAGGATTCTTTAAAATAAAATAGATATGCAAATTGTTTCTCAAATACTATTTCTAATAGCATTAGTAGCTGGTATTTCATTTTTTGTTAGAAATATTAGAAGGATGCTAAGAAATATTAAGCTTGGGAACGAAATCGATCGTACAGATAATCCTTCAGAGAGATGGTCTAAAACACTAAGGATAGCTTTTGGACAATCCAAGATGGTAAAAAAGCCAATTTCAGGAGCGCTTCATATTATTGTTTATTTAGGTTTTATAATCATTAATATTGAAGTTTTAGAAATTATCATCGATGGTATTTTTGGTACCCATCGTATCCTTTCTTTTCTGGGAGGATTCTATAACGTTTTAATTGGAATCTTTGAAGTTTTAGCACTCTTAGTATTATTAGGAGTAATTATTTTCTGGATTAGAAGAAATGTATTAAATATTTATAGATTTCTAAGTCGAGAATTAAAAGGATGGCCTAAAAACGATGCTAATTATATTCTTTATTTTGAAATGGTGTTGATGACGCTTTTTCTAATAATGAACGCTGCAGATTATCAACTTCAATTAAATGGAGCTGCTCATTATGCTCATGCAGGAGGTATAATTGGTGGATTTCCTATTAGTCAATTTATAGCTCCTCTTTTTGAAGGACTTTCAAATGCCACTTTAATAATTATTGAAAGAGCAGCATGGTGGCTTCATATCTTAGGAATATTATTTTTTCTAAATTACCTATATTATTCTAAACACCTTCATATTCTTTTAGCCTTTCCAAATGTTTATTTTTCCAAATTGAATCCTAAAGGAGAAATGAACAATCTAGAAGCGGTTAAAAAAGAAGTAGCGCTTATGATGGATCCTAATGCCGATCCTTTTGCCGCACCCGCAGAAGACGAAGGGGAACCCGAGAAGTTTGGCGCATCAGATGTTATGGATCTCAATCAGGTACAACTATTAAATTCTTACACCTGTACGGAATGTGGTCGATGTACTGCGGAATGTCCTGCCAATCAAACTGGTAAAAAATTATCTCCTCGGAAGATTATGATGGATACTCGGGATCGTTTAGAAGAAGTAGGAGAAAATATTAATAAAAATGGAAAATTTGAAGATGACGGCAAGCAATTGCTAGATGATTATATTTTGAGAGAAGAATTATGGGCTTGCACCACTTGTAATGCTTGTGTAGAGGCGTGCCCGGTTGGGATCGATCCTTTGTCTATAATTTTAGATATGCGCAGATACTTGGTGATGGAACAAAGTGCTGCTCCCAACGAACTATCAGTTTCTCTAACAAATATAGAAAACAACGGAGCTCCATGGCCGTATAACCAAATGGATCGACTTAAGTGGGCTGAAGAAAATTAATTGAACATATAGAATAGCAGGAATATGGCAGAAGCGATAAAAGTACCAACCATGGCAGAATATATGGCGGAAGGTAAAAAAAAGCCAGAAGTTTTAT encodes:
- a CDS encoding MlaD family protein, with translation MKYSKEVKTAILAIVAIVLLIFGYSFLKGKNLLDSSRTFYAIYDDVEGLSPSSAVTINGLKVGQVTDIDFFNEVGQLVVTFTVEKDFTFSKNSTAKVYGGGIIGGKSLAIVPEYEKGEMAQTGDTLDSNVEEGIMELVNERLTPLQQKLERTVVSADSLLTSINDLLNDSTTNNINNTFKNLNATMRSLKNTSGSLEGIVQGNAENLNKTFDNLNKMSGNFKTVSDSLKAINLGQITDDLETVVADFRNIADNLNDGQGTAGKLLNDDKVYNNLDRATKQLEELLQDIKLNPKRYVHFSVFGKNPGPYDEPKDSLK
- a CDS encoding (Fe-S)-binding protein, translating into MQIVSQILFLIALVAGISFFVRNIRRMLRNIKLGNEIDRTDNPSERWSKTLRIAFGQSKMVKKPISGALHIIVYLGFIIINIEVLEIIIDGIFGTHRILSFLGGFYNVLIGIFEVLALLVLLGVIIFWIRRNVLNIYRFLSRELKGWPKNDANYILYFEMVLMTLFLIMNAADYQLQLNGAAHYAHAGGIIGGFPISQFIAPLFEGLSNATLIIIERAAWWLHILGILFFLNYLYYSKHLHILLAFPNVYFSKLNPKGEMNNLEAVKKEVALMMDPNADPFAAPAEDEGEPEKFGASDVMDLNQVQLLNSYTCTECGRCTAECPANQTGKKLSPRKIMMDTRDRLEEVGENINKNGKFEDDGKQLLDDYILREELWACTTCNACVEACPVGIDPLSIILDMRRYLVMEQSAAPNELSVSLTNIENNGAPWPYNQMDRLKWAEEN
- a CDS encoding N-acetylmuramoyl-L-alanine amidase family protein, giving the protein MRTNILQLLVLAFILVSGQLCLAAEKPMPTDPFVVVLDAGHGGKDPGNMGNGYKEKDIALSIVLKVGKELEKKGIKVVYTRTTDVFIPLMERGQIANDAEADLFVSVHCNSHNSQASGTETFVLGLNRNKTNFEVAKRENSVIYMEEDYKVTYNGFDPNSPESFIGMTLMQEEYLNQSILLADLIQKKFTYDLKRKNRGVKEGALIVLHQTYMPSVLVEVGFLTNDSEGAFLNSTPGQNKMSEAIVEGILNYGAQINMSSLESIAQIPKAVPQSESGVSIDGKPADYYEGIIFSVQLAAGSSKLETKSYNFKGIENVFRKKEGKLYKYYLGETSSYLDIQKIHQNAINKGYPNSYIVAFKNGEKITVNDALKTNVN